In Actinomadura citrea, a single window of DNA contains:
- a CDS encoding class I SAM-dependent methyltransferase — protein MTGDYWNHNTHYHGVVLRNVPRGCGEALDVGCGDGLLVRRLAPRATHVTGLDRSPDMVAEAARSSRGAGNVDFVEAGLLEYDLPEDFYDFVCSVAAIHHMDFAKGLSAMRGAVRPGGNLVVIGLANNKGLRDRAYAATGLPAHYVHRLRNRGRAGNPGAPVMDPDMTWGEVRDEALRLLPGAVFRRHLLWRYSLVWRKPR, from the coding sequence ATGACCGGCGACTACTGGAACCACAACACGCACTACCACGGTGTCGTGCTGCGCAACGTGCCGCGCGGGTGCGGGGAGGCGCTGGACGTCGGCTGCGGGGACGGCCTGCTGGTGCGCCGCCTCGCGCCCCGCGCGACGCATGTCACCGGTCTCGACCGGTCGCCGGACATGGTCGCCGAGGCGGCGCGGTCGAGCAGGGGCGCCGGCAACGTCGACTTCGTCGAGGCGGGTCTCCTCGAATACGACCTGCCGGAGGACTTCTACGACTTCGTCTGCAGTGTCGCCGCGATCCACCACATGGACTTCGCCAAGGGCCTGTCGGCGATGCGCGGCGCCGTCCGGCCGGGCGGCAACCTCGTGGTCATCGGGCTGGCGAACAACAAGGGGCTCCGTGACCGGGCGTACGCTGCCACCGGCCTCCCCGCGCACTACGTCCACCGGCTCCGCAACCGGGGGCGCGCAGGCAACCCCGGCGCCCCGGTCATGGATCCCGACATGACGTGGGGCGAGGTCCGGGACGAGGCACTGCGGCTGCTGCCCGGCGCCGTGTTCCGCAGGCACCTGCTGTGGCGCTATTCCCTCGTGTGGCGCAAGCCGCGCTGA
- a CDS encoding VOC family protein: MDVLSSRILLRSGDPARTRRFYRDVLGLAVYREFGPADSPGVVFFLGPGFLEVSGHGDGGAGASPMLWLQVRDVRAEHERLAAAGARVTREPREEPWGLVEMWIEDPDGVKIVIVEVPAGHPLRRDPRS; the protein is encoded by the coding sequence ATGGACGTACTGAGCAGCCGCATCCTGCTTCGCTCCGGCGACCCGGCGCGCACCCGGCGCTTCTACCGTGACGTGCTGGGCCTCGCCGTGTACCGGGAGTTCGGCCCGGCCGACTCTCCCGGCGTGGTGTTCTTCCTCGGTCCGGGCTTCCTGGAGGTGTCGGGGCACGGCGACGGCGGGGCCGGGGCGTCGCCGATGCTCTGGCTCCAGGTCCGCGACGTCCGGGCCGAGCACGAACGGCTCGCGGCCGCCGGTGCCCGCGTCACGCGGGAGCCGCGGGAGGAACCGTGGGGACTGGTCGAGATGTGGATCGAGGACCCCGACGGCGTCAAGATCGTTATTGTGGAGGTGCCGGCGGGGCACCCTCTCCGCCGCGACCCGCGCTCCTGA
- a CDS encoding NAD(P)-dependent oxidoreductase translates to MTQVAVLGTGIMGAAMARNLLRNGHGVAAWNRTAARAEPLAADGAAVAASPADAVRDADVVITMLNDGETALAVMNDAAPALRAGQVWAQMGTVGVADVPALARLAADHGLTFVDSPVQGTRQPAEQGRLVVLAAGPQDARKALGPVFDAVGGKTVWLDEDGASGAGTRLKLAAVSYAISLTSVVAESVALTKGFGLDPSLLGEVLTGGPLDSPYLQTKMKAMLDGDFEPSFAVRNAEKNTRLIHDSAEAAGVRVDVNDAAGERFRRAIEQGHGDEDMAATYRASFAD, encoded by the coding sequence ATGACTCAGGTCGCAGTGCTCGGCACCGGGATCATGGGCGCCGCGATGGCCCGCAACCTGCTGAGGAACGGCCACGGGGTCGCCGCCTGGAACCGCACGGCCGCCCGCGCGGAACCGCTCGCCGCCGACGGCGCCGCCGTCGCGGCCTCCCCCGCCGACGCCGTCCGGGACGCCGACGTGGTCATCACCATGCTGAACGACGGGGAGACGGCCCTGGCGGTGATGAACGACGCCGCGCCCGCGCTGCGCGCCGGGCAGGTCTGGGCGCAGATGGGCACGGTCGGCGTCGCGGACGTGCCCGCGCTGGCGCGGCTCGCCGCCGACCACGGGCTGACGTTCGTCGACTCCCCCGTCCAGGGCACCAGGCAGCCCGCCGAGCAGGGCAGGCTCGTCGTCCTCGCCGCCGGGCCGCAGGACGCGCGCAAGGCCCTGGGGCCGGTCTTCGACGCGGTCGGCGGCAAGACGGTGTGGCTGGACGAGGACGGCGCGAGCGGCGCGGGCACCCGGCTCAAGCTGGCCGCCGTGAGCTACGCCATCTCGCTGACCTCGGTCGTCGCCGAGTCGGTGGCGCTGACCAAGGGCTTCGGACTCGATCCGTCCCTGCTCGGCGAGGTCCTCACCGGCGGCCCGCTCGACAGCCCCTACCTGCAGACCAAGATGAAGGCGATGCTCGACGGCGACTTCGAGCCGAGCTTCGCCGTCCGCAACGCCGAGAAGAACACCCGGCTCATCCACGACTCCGCCGAGGCGGCAGGCGTCCGCGTCGACGTGAACGACGCGGCGGGCGAGCGTTTCCGGCGTGCCATCGAGCAGGGGCACGGCGACGAGGACATGGCCGCCACCTACCGCGCCAGCTTCGCGGACTGA
- a CDS encoding phosphotransferase enzyme family protein, which translates to MPTSQSADARDRADTEHRAGAANRADGSGQAKADGGPGAEPLPPRLLKRWEIGAPDVRTPPATGQGHRSWRVDTAGGAFFLREHAGADRRRVLFQHGVTAALDAAGLPVLAPVPARGGRTLVTAAGRGYALYPWVGGRGRGGLELTFAQCEALGELLGRLHAALDELTPPVQQSMLVPAPRAADAAAAVEATLRDVPDGGGGTDFDALTARRLRERRDLLTEFAGHQPPDVEVSTVGHLHGSFHAEHLRYGGSGNVTAVLGWGGLTTGPVAGEVVRSAARLFACEDERGLDLDRVQAFVRGHRSAFPLDAGQIQSAVHREWWERLCDVAPLRHRYLGGHGAGERGPSTLVSWWSAHLDRTLDAFAVPYTAVYADAPGDSPAYG; encoded by the coding sequence GTGCCGACGTCCCAGAGTGCTGACGCCAGAGACAGGGCTGACACCGAACACCGGGCCGGCGCGGCGAACCGGGCCGACGGGAGCGGGCAGGCGAAGGCGGACGGCGGGCCCGGCGCCGAGCCTCTCCCGCCCCGGCTGCTGAAACGCTGGGAGATCGGCGCGCCGGACGTGAGGACCCCGCCGGCCACCGGGCAGGGCCACCGGAGCTGGCGCGTCGACACGGCCGGCGGCGCGTTCTTCCTCAGGGAGCACGCCGGCGCCGACCGGCGCCGCGTGCTGTTCCAGCACGGCGTCACGGCCGCGCTCGACGCGGCCGGTCTTCCGGTGCTCGCGCCCGTGCCGGCGCGCGGCGGCCGCACGCTGGTCACCGCCGCCGGCCGCGGATACGCCCTGTACCCGTGGGTCGGCGGCCGCGGCCGCGGCGGCCTGGAGCTGACGTTCGCCCAGTGCGAGGCCCTCGGCGAGCTGCTCGGACGGCTGCACGCCGCGCTCGACGAGCTCACGCCGCCCGTCCAGCAGAGCATGCTCGTGCCGGCGCCGCGGGCCGCCGACGCGGCCGCGGCCGTCGAGGCGACGCTGCGCGACGTCCCGGACGGCGGGGGCGGCACCGACTTCGACGCGCTGACCGCGCGCCGCCTTCGCGAACGCCGCGATCTGCTCACCGAGTTCGCCGGGCACCAGCCGCCCGACGTCGAGGTGAGCACGGTCGGGCACCTGCACGGCTCCTTCCACGCCGAGCACCTGCGCTACGGCGGGTCGGGCAACGTCACCGCCGTGCTCGGCTGGGGCGGCCTCACCACGGGCCCGGTCGCCGGGGAGGTCGTGCGCTCGGCGGCACGGCTGTTCGCCTGCGAGGACGAGCGCGGCCTCGATCTCGACCGCGTCCAGGCGTTCGTGCGCGGGCACCGCTCCGCCTTCCCGCTGGACGCCGGGCAGATCCAGTCGGCCGTGCACCGCGAATGGTGGGAGCGGCTCTGCGACGTCGCGCCGCTGCGGCACCGCTACCTGGGCGGGCACGGCGCGGGCGAGCGGGGTCCATCCACACTCGTGAGCTGGTGGTCGGCCCACCTCGACCGCACCCTCGACGCCTTCGCCGTGCCCTACACCGCCGTGTACGCCGACGCGCCCGGCGACAGCCCCGCCTACGGCTGA
- a CDS encoding nitroreductase family deazaflavin-dependent oxidoreductase, which translates to MLYGKEHVERYQETDGAEGHDWQGTVTLLLTTTGRRSGKERTTPLIYQPEGDAYLVVASKGGADAPPLWYLNLRDNPEVKVQVKGDRFTARARTATPEEKPALWRKMTATWPDYDEYQKKTDRDIPVVVLERA; encoded by the coding sequence ATGCTGTACGGCAAGGAACACGTCGAGCGGTACCAGGAGACCGACGGCGCGGAGGGACACGACTGGCAGGGCACCGTCACCCTCCTGCTCACCACCACCGGGCGGCGCAGCGGCAAGGAGCGCACGACGCCGCTCATCTACCAGCCGGAAGGCGACGCCTACCTCGTCGTGGCGTCCAAGGGCGGGGCGGACGCCCCGCCGCTCTGGTACCTCAACCTCCGGGACAACCCCGAGGTGAAGGTGCAGGTGAAGGGCGACAGGTTCACCGCTCGGGCCCGCACGGCGACGCCGGAGGAGAAGCCCGCCCTGTGGCGGAAGATGACCGCCACCTGGCCGGACTACGACGAGTACCAGAAGAAGACGGACCGCGACATCCCCGTCGTCGTCCTCGAACGCGCCTGA
- the paaI gene encoding hydroxyphenylacetyl-CoA thioesterase PaaI codes for MDDAAEVARRCAETMYAQDRVAQDLGMQITEIAPGRARLRMTVAGTMVNGHGIAHGGYLFLLADSAFAYACNTYDSVTVAASADVVFVASARGGDVLEATAVERTRYGRSGIYDVTVRRVPGGEVIAEFRGGSRSRDQRVLDGGAP; via the coding sequence GTGGATGATGCGGCGGAGGTGGCGCGGCGGTGCGCCGAGACGATGTACGCGCAGGACAGGGTGGCGCAGGACCTCGGCATGCAGATCACCGAGATCGCACCGGGGCGGGCGCGGCTGCGGATGACGGTGGCCGGCACCATGGTGAACGGGCACGGGATCGCTCACGGCGGCTACCTGTTCCTGCTCGCCGACTCGGCTTTCGCCTACGCGTGCAACACCTATGACTCCGTGACGGTCGCGGCGTCGGCCGACGTGGTCTTCGTCGCGAGCGCGCGCGGCGGTGACGTCCTGGAAGCGACCGCGGTCGAACGCACCCGGTACGGGCGGAGCGGCATCTACGACGTCACGGTCCGCCGCGTCCCCGGCGGCGAGGTCATCGCGGAGTTCCGCGGCGGGAGCCGCAGCCGGGACCAGCGCGTCCTGGACGGCGGCGCGCCCTGA
- a CDS encoding helix-turn-helix domain-containing protein, which yields MIDYPRRGGPTVLRILLGAQLRRLRESRGISTEQAGYEIRGSHSKISRMELGRVGFKERDVADLLTLYGVSDPAERAPLLALAKEANTPGWWHRYGDILPSWFEVYLGLEEAASLLRTYELQFVPGLLQTEDYARAVVRLGYSDASDEEVERRVQVRTTRQERFTSPEAPTLWAVLDEAVVRRPLGGREVMREQIRHLIEVSELPNVTLQIVPFGAGGHAAAGGPFTILRFAEPGLSDVVYLEQLTSALYLDKPTDVDTYMRAMNNLCITAERPDETSRYLTRVLDEL from the coding sequence CTGATCGATTATCCGCGCCGCGGCGGGCCCACGGTCCTGCGCATTCTCCTCGGCGCGCAGTTGCGGCGGCTGCGCGAGTCGCGCGGCATCTCCACCGAGCAGGCGGGCTACGAGATCCGCGGCTCGCACTCCAAGATCAGCCGGATGGAGCTGGGCAGGGTCGGCTTCAAGGAGCGCGACGTCGCCGATCTGCTCACCCTGTACGGCGTCTCCGATCCCGCGGAGCGGGCCCCGCTGCTGGCGCTCGCCAAGGAGGCCAACACCCCCGGCTGGTGGCACCGGTACGGCGACATCCTCCCGAGCTGGTTCGAGGTGTACCTGGGGCTGGAGGAGGCCGCCTCCCTGCTGCGCACCTACGAGCTGCAGTTCGTGCCCGGGCTCCTGCAGACCGAGGACTACGCGCGTGCCGTCGTCCGGCTCGGGTACTCCGACGCCAGTGACGAGGAGGTCGAGCGCCGCGTCCAGGTCCGCACCACCCGGCAGGAGCGGTTCACCTCCCCCGAGGCGCCGACCCTGTGGGCCGTGCTGGACGAGGCGGTCGTGCGCCGTCCGCTCGGCGGCCGCGAGGTGATGCGCGAACAGATCCGGCACCTGATCGAGGTGTCGGAACTGCCCAACGTCACGCTGCAGATCGTGCCGTTCGGCGCGGGAGGGCACGCCGCCGCGGGAGGCCCGTTCACCATCCTGCGCTTCGCCGAGCCCGGCCTGTCCGACGTCGTCTACCTGGAGCAGCTCACCAGCGCGCTCTACCTCGACAAGCCGACCGACGTCGACACCTACATGCGCGCGATGAACAACCTGTGCATCACCGCCGAGCGTCCCGACGAGACCTCGCGCTACCTCACCAGGGTCCTGGACGAGCTGTGA
- a CDS encoding ABC transporter permease subunit encodes MIVDAVAAEWRKLCSIRSTSWILAVTAAFTGFTVLLAIQMAQVWDGLSADRREDFLLRPLQELSTWVASLCLAVLGALSVTSEYRTGMIRATLTVLPRRSALLPAKAVVVGAVALLAGEAATVGSFLGTRLVIGDRPFPDQHASLVHDLPGFLVEGTAVPLFALLGLALGVLLRSTAGTLVSVVFLWHVLPLLVFHLPPPWNERAGSVMPGGLPAQMAGLGANNSIYGDLLSPGAATGLLLAYALVPLGLAALVLTRRDA; translated from the coding sequence GTGATCGTCGACGCGGTCGCCGCCGAGTGGCGCAAGCTGTGCTCGATCCGCTCGACCTCCTGGATACTGGCCGTGACGGCGGCCTTCACCGGGTTCACCGTCCTTCTCGCGATCCAGATGGCGCAGGTCTGGGACGGTCTCTCCGCTGATCGCCGTGAAGATTTCCTGCTGCGCCCGCTGCAGGAGCTCAGCACATGGGTGGCGTCGCTGTGCCTGGCGGTGCTCGGCGCGCTCTCCGTCACGTCGGAGTACCGCACGGGGATGATCCGCGCGACCCTCACCGTGCTCCCGAGGCGCAGCGCGCTGCTGCCCGCCAAGGCGGTGGTGGTCGGTGCCGTCGCCCTGCTCGCCGGGGAGGCCGCGACGGTCGGCTCGTTCCTCGGCACCCGGCTCGTCATCGGCGACCGCCCGTTCCCGGACCAGCACGCGTCCCTCGTCCACGACCTGCCCGGCTTCCTCGTCGAGGGGACGGCGGTGCCGTTGTTCGCGCTGCTCGGCCTGGCGCTCGGCGTGCTGCTGCGCTCCACCGCGGGGACGCTCGTGTCGGTGGTGTTCCTGTGGCACGTCCTGCCGCTGCTCGTCTTCCACCTGCCGCCGCCGTGGAACGAGCGCGCCGGCTCGGTCATGCCCGGTGGCCTGCCCGCCCAGATGGCGGGGCTCGGCGCGAACAATTCCATCTACGGCGATCTGCTGTCCCCCGGCGCGGCGACGGGCCTGCTGCTCGCGTACGCGCTCGTGCCGCTCGGTCTGGCCGCCCTCGTCCTCACCAGGCGCGACGCCTGA
- a CDS encoding ABC transporter permease has product MIEALAAEWYKLRTIRSTFAVLGTVAAFMLLCLVWSWYVTRYWDGLPAARKATAKAAPAEQPLAVALPVCAVVLGALTVTSEYTHGMVRTTLAVLPNRLALYAAKGGVAAATMLAASLAALAAGVAAGNAIVGDRPVATFRGPVPDVAVHLLWLGMTTAAVTLIAFGLGAVLRSTAATITAGMAVLFVAPGLAQLLPSPWDERIWSALPGSLSNQIAGAPGSSNVHGVLAPSAAIALLVTYVVVALGAGAFSFTRRDA; this is encoded by the coding sequence GTGATCGAGGCGCTCGCCGCGGAGTGGTACAAGCTCCGGACCATCCGCTCGACGTTCGCCGTCCTCGGGACGGTCGCGGCGTTCATGCTGCTCTGCCTCGTGTGGTCCTGGTACGTGACCCGCTACTGGGACGGTCTGCCGGCCGCGAGGAAGGCGACGGCGAAGGCGGCCCCGGCGGAGCAGCCCTTGGCCGTGGCGCTGCCGGTGTGCGCGGTGGTGCTGGGGGCGCTGACGGTCACGTCGGAGTACACGCACGGCATGGTCCGGACGACGCTGGCGGTGCTGCCGAACCGCCTGGCCCTGTACGCGGCCAAGGGCGGGGTGGCGGCGGCGACGATGCTCGCCGCGTCGCTGGCGGCGCTCGCGGCCGGGGTCGCCGCCGGGAACGCGATCGTGGGCGATCGTCCCGTGGCCACGTTCCGGGGCCCGGTGCCGGACGTCGCGGTCCATCTGCTGTGGCTCGGCATGACGACGGCCGCGGTCACGCTCATCGCCTTCGGGCTGGGCGCCGTCCTCCGCTCCACGGCCGCAACGATCACCGCGGGGATGGCCGTGCTGTTCGTGGCGCCCGGTCTCGCCCAGCTGCTGCCGTCGCCGTGGGACGAGAGGATCTGGTCGGCGCTGCCCGGCAGCCTGTCCAACCAGATCGCGGGCGCGCCGGGCTCGTCGAACGTCCACGGCGTGCTGGCGCCGTCCGCCGCGATCGCGCTGCTGGTGACGTACGTGGTGGTCGCGCTCGGAGCCGGCGCCTTCTCGTTCACGCGGAGGGACGCGTGA
- a CDS encoding ATP-binding cassette domain-containing protein has product MIEVRELTKRYGGTTAVDRLSFTVRPGTVTGFLGPNGAGKSTTMRIVLGLDRPASGEALVNGGRYAALKRPMREVGALLDAGAVQGGRRAFDHLGWLARSNGIGTRRVTEVLEQVGLAGVARKRVAGFSLGMRQRLGIAAALLGDPGVLMFDEPVNGLDPDGVRWIRELMRALAAEGRTILISSHLMSEMELTADRLVIIGRGRLIADTSVRELADRFRRGVLVRSPRPAELTAVLAAAGGLVESAPGGALTVAGLDVAAIGDTAAAHGIPLHEVTPHSASLEEAYMELTAESTEFGAVAP; this is encoded by the coding sequence ATGATCGAGGTACGCGAGCTGACGAAGCGCTACGGCGGCACGACCGCGGTGGACCGCCTGTCCTTCACGGTGAGGCCGGGGACGGTGACGGGGTTCCTCGGCCCGAACGGGGCCGGCAAGTCGACGACGATGCGGATCGTGCTGGGCCTGGACCGTCCGGCGTCCGGGGAGGCGTTGGTCAATGGGGGACGGTACGCGGCGCTGAAGCGGCCCATGCGCGAGGTGGGAGCGCTGCTGGACGCGGGCGCGGTGCAGGGCGGGCGCCGGGCGTTCGACCATCTCGGCTGGCTGGCGCGCAGCAACGGGATCGGGACGCGGCGGGTGACGGAGGTCCTGGAGCAGGTGGGGCTCGCCGGGGTGGCGCGCAAGCGGGTCGCCGGCTTCTCGCTCGGAATGCGGCAGCGGCTCGGGATCGCCGCGGCGCTGCTGGGCGATCCGGGGGTGCTGATGTTCGACGAGCCGGTGAACGGCCTGGACCCCGACGGCGTCCGCTGGATACGGGAGCTGATGCGGGCGCTGGCCGCCGAGGGCCGGACGATCCTGATCTCCAGCCATCTGATGAGCGAGATGGAGCTGACGGCCGACCGGCTGGTCATCATCGGGCGCGGGCGGCTGATCGCGGACACGTCGGTGCGGGAACTGGCGGACCGGTTCCGCCGCGGGGTGCTGGTCCGCTCGCCCCGCCCGGCGGAGCTGACCGCCGTGCTCGCCGCGGCGGGCGGCCTGGTCGAGTCCGCGCCGGGCGGGGCTCTCACGGTCGCCGGGCTGGACGTGGCCGCCATCGGCGACACGGCCGCGGCGCACGGGATCCCGCTTCACGAGGTGACGCCGCACAGCGCCTCGCTGGAGGAGGCCTACATGGAACTGACCGCGGAGAGCACCGAGTTCGGGGCGGTGGCGCCGTGA
- a CDS encoding sensor histidine kinase: MDESELRSPLPRLSRRGLIGLDAGAALLYALVLLVLPADTAASPILVLPLAVAAALPLAVRRLWPVPVFAAVLSASTATLLLGLPWDTYAAAGFALYQVALTRRRRRWIPTLLIGVVSAVFIFAGAVAGPVGAQAEILGRLLLGASVLGASWTLGRVVRERRAHAAHAARRLADQAVSDERLRIARELHDVVAHSMSLIAVKAGVAVHVAEARPEEALDALRVIETTSRGTLTEMRHLLGVLRTGAADADLTPSPGLTDLTGLAERAAMAGVHVALDVDAGELPDGVALSAYRIVQEAVTNVVKHAAPARCRVRVRADGLRMRIDVTDDGPGVRVLPGGDGHGLIGMRERVMMYGGDFSAGPRPEGGFAVSAAFPYDS; the protein is encoded by the coding sequence GTGGACGAATCCGAGCTGCGCTCTCCGCTCCCGAGGCTCAGCCGACGCGGCCTCATCGGCCTCGACGCCGGGGCCGCGCTCCTCTACGCCCTCGTGCTCCTGGTGCTGCCGGCGGACACCGCCGCCTCGCCGATCCTCGTCCTCCCGCTCGCCGTCGCGGCGGCTCTGCCCCTCGCGGTGCGGCGCCTGTGGCCCGTCCCGGTCTTCGCCGCCGTCCTGTCCGCCTCGACCGCCACGCTGCTCCTCGGCCTGCCCTGGGACACCTACGCCGCCGCGGGGTTCGCCCTCTACCAGGTCGCGCTCACCCGGCGCCGCCGCCGCTGGATCCCCACGCTGCTGATCGGCGTGGTCAGCGCCGTCTTCATCTTCGCCGGCGCCGTCGCCGGCCCCGTCGGAGCGCAGGCCGAGATCCTCGGAAGGCTGCTGCTCGGCGCCTCCGTCCTCGGCGCGTCCTGGACGCTCGGCCGCGTCGTCCGCGAACGCCGCGCGCACGCCGCCCACGCCGCCCGCCGTCTCGCCGACCAGGCCGTCTCCGACGAGCGGCTCCGCATCGCCCGCGAACTCCACGACGTCGTCGCGCACAGCATGAGCCTCATCGCCGTCAAGGCCGGCGTCGCCGTCCACGTCGCCGAGGCCCGTCCCGAGGAGGCCCTCGACGCCCTCCGGGTCATCGAGACCACCAGCCGCGGCACGCTCACCGAGATGCGCCACCTCCTCGGCGTCCTGCGCACCGGCGCCGCCGACGCCGACCTCACCCCGTCCCCGGGCCTCACCGACCTGACCGGCCTCGCCGAACGCGCCGCCATGGCCGGCGTCCACGTCGCCCTGGACGTCGACGCCGGTGAACTCCCCGACGGCGTCGCGCTCTCCGCCTACCGCATCGTCCAGGAGGCGGTCACCAACGTCGTCAAGCACGCGGCCCCCGCGCGCTGCCGCGTCCGCGTCAGAGCCGACGGCCTGCGAATGCGCATCGACGTCACCGACGACGGGCCCGGCGTCCGCGTCCTGCCGGGCGGCGACGGGCACGGTCTCATCGGCATGCGCGAACGCGTCATGATGTACGGCGGCGACTTCTCCGCCGGCCCGCGTCCCGAAGGCGGCTTCGCCGTGTCCGCCGCCTTCCCGTACGACTCCTAG
- a CDS encoding response regulator yields the protein MDLSVLVADDQALLRGSFRVLIDTAPGLRTVGEAGTGAEAVELAGRERPDVVLMDVRMPEMDGIEATQRICAGIPGVRVLILTTFDLDTYVYSALRAGASGFLLKDTPPADLLSAIRVVASGESLLAPSVTRRLIAEFVRRPGPAQPPPTGLAALTDREREVLTLIARGLSNTELAEHLHLSPATVKTHIGHLLAKLHARDRAQLVITAYETGLVRAR from the coding sequence TTGGATCTGAGCGTCCTCGTCGCCGACGACCAGGCCCTGCTGCGCGGCAGCTTCCGCGTCCTGATCGACACCGCGCCCGGCCTGCGCACCGTCGGCGAGGCCGGCACGGGGGCCGAGGCCGTCGAGCTGGCCGGGCGGGAACGCCCGGACGTCGTCCTCATGGACGTCCGCATGCCGGAGATGGACGGCATCGAGGCCACCCAGCGCATCTGCGCCGGAATTCCGGGCGTCCGGGTCCTGATCCTCACGACCTTCGACCTGGACACCTACGTCTACTCGGCGCTGCGGGCCGGAGCGAGCGGCTTCCTGCTGAAGGACACCCCGCCGGCCGACCTGCTGTCGGCGATCCGCGTGGTCGCGTCCGGCGAGTCCCTGCTCGCACCGTCGGTGACCCGGCGGCTGATCGCCGAGTTTGTCCGCCGCCCCGGCCCCGCGCAGCCCCCGCCGACCGGACTGGCCGCCCTCACCGACCGCGAGCGCGAAGTCCTCACCCTCATCGCCCGCGGCCTGTCCAACACCGAACTCGCCGAGCACCTCCATCTGAGCCCCGCCACCGTGAAGACCCACATCGGCCACCTGCTCGCCAAACTCCACGCCCGCGACCGGGCCCAACTGGTCATCACCGCCTACGAGACCGGGCTCGTCCGCGCCCGATGA